The Limnospira fusiformis SAG 85.79 genomic interval TGGCTTGGGTGAAACCCAACAGGGAGAGATATGGTGGTGTTGGGTTTCGTTCCTCCACCCAACCTACTCAAATAAGCGATCGCTCCTGGGAAGTCTCTAGGCGATCGCTCTACGGCTTGGCTAAACTGCACATATATTCACTATCAAAGGAACCAGAAACCATAGTACAATAAACCCAATTGTTTAGATATCTCTTTATTGAAAAAAAAGGAGTTGTTATGGCTTTAATCAATCTAAATTTATTGTGGGTTATAGCAAAAACGGCAGAAGCCTCCTTGCCTGTGGTCGCAGATATTGCAGTAGGAGCGGCAGAAGCCTCGTTGCCTGTGGTTGCCGGAATTGCAGGTGCAGCGGTAGAATCGTTGCCTGTGGTTGCGGGAATTGCAGTGGGAGCGGCAGAAGCCTCGTTGCCTGTGGTTGCCGGAATTGCAGGTGCAGCGGTAGAATCGTTGCCTGTGGTTGCGGGAATTGCAGTGGGAGCGGCAGAAGCCTCGTTGCCTGTGGTTGCCGGAATTGCAGGTGCAGCGGTAGAATCGTTGCCTGTGGTTGCGGGAATTGCAGTAGGAGCGGCAGAAGCCTCGTTGCCTGTGGTTGCCGGAATTGCAGGCGCAGCGGTAGAATCGTTGCCTGTGGTTGCGGGAATTGCAGTAGGAGCGACAGAAGCCTCGTTGCCTGTGGTTGCTGGAATTGCAGTAGGAGTGGCAGAAGCCTCGTTGCCTGTGGTTGCCGGAATTGCAGCCGGAGCGGTGGCAGAAGCTTTGTTGCCTGTGGTTGTGCCTGTCGTTATAGGTTCTACGGTAATTAAGGTTACAGTTGAGATTATTAACTCTCCAGAACCGCAACCAAAACTCAAACCAGCATGAAAGCTCCTGAGAAGTGGCTAGACTCAACTTCGTAGGTTGGGTGAAACTCCGTGAAACCCAACAATTAGGGGTTAAAGATGGTGGTGTTGGGTTCCGTACCTCCACCCAACCTACTCAAATAGGCTAACCCCCGACAAGCATATCATGATGACGGAGAGTTTAACATCTGAGTACCAAGGACTAACTGGACTATGGAGGTTTAAGCGATCGCAATTCATTTTTGAGGGATTTTAATAACTCGGAGCGATCTGATCATCAACCGCCTACCCCCACCGGGTGCGATCGTTTGATTCCCGCTCAGTTAGTAGGGTGAGATGGTGGTGTTGGGTTCCGTACCTCCACCCAACCTACTCAAATAGGCGATCGCCCTTTGTGGCTCGGGTGAAACCCAACATTTGTTGCTTGGGTTTCACCCAACAGGGAGAGATATGACGGAAAAAGCGATCGCCCTTTGTGGCTCGGGTGAAACCCAACAGGGAGAGATATGACGGAAAAAGCGATCGCCCTTTGTTGCTTGGGTGAAACCCAACAGGGAGAGATATGACAGAAAAAGCGATCGCTCTTTGTTGCTTGGGTGAAACCCAACAGGGAGAGATATGGTGGTGTTGGGTTTCGTTCCTCCACCCAACCTACTCAAATAAGCGATCGCCCTTTGTGGCTCGGGTGAAACCCAACATTTGTTGCTTGGGTGAAACCCAACAGGGAGAGATATGACGGAAAAAGCGATCGCTCTTTGTGGCTTGGGTGAAACCCAACAGGGAGAGATATGGTGGTGTTGGGTTTCGTTCCTCCACCCAACCTACTCAAATAAGCGATCGCTCCTGGGAAGTCTCTAGGCGATCGCTCTACGGCTTGGCTAAACTGCACATATATTCACTATCAAAGGAACCAGAAACCATAGTACAATAAACCCAATTGTTTAGATATCTCTTTATTGAAAAAAAAGGAGTTGTTATGGCTTTAATCAATCTAAATTTATTGTGGGTTATAGCAAAAACGGCAGAAGCCTCCTTGCCTGTGGTCGCAGATATTGCAGTAGGAGCGGCAGAAGCCTCGTTGCCTGTGGTTGCCGGAATTGCAGGCGCAGCGGTAGAATCGTTGCCTGTGGTTGCGGGAATTGCAGTGGGCAGAAGCCGTTGCGTGGTTGCCATGCAGTGCAGGGTAGAATCGTTGCCTGTGGTTGCGGGAATTGCAGTGGGAGCAAGCCTCGTTGCCTGTGGTTGCCGGAATTGCAGGCGCAGCGGTAGAATCGTTGCCTGTGGTTGCGGGAATTGCCAGAAGCCTCGTTGCCTGTGGTTGCCGGAATTGCAGGCGCAGCGGTAGAATCGTTGCCTGTGGTTGCGGAATTGCAGGCGAAAGCCTCGTTGCCTGTGGTTGCTGGAATTGCAGTAGGAGTGGCAGAAGCCTCGTTGCCTGTGGTTGCCGGAATTGCAGCCGGAGCGGTGGCAGAAGCTTTGTTGCCTGTGGTTGTGCCTGTCGTTATAGGTTCTACGGTAATTAAGGTTACAGTTGAGATTATTAACTCTCCAGAACCGCAACCAAAACTCAAACCAGCATGAAAGCTCCTGAGAAGTGGCTAGACTCAACTTCGTAGGTTGGGTGAAACTCCGTGAAACCCAACAATTAGGGGTTAAAGATGGTGGTGTTGGGTTCCGTACCTCCACCCAACCTACTCAAATAGGCTAACCCCCGACAAGCATATCATGATGACGGAGAGTTTAACATCTGAGTACCAAGGACTAACTGGACTATGGAGGTTTAAGCGATCGCAATTCATTTTTGAGGGATTTTAATAACTCGGAGCGATCTGATCATCAACCGCCTACCCCCACCGGGTGCGATCGTTTGATTCCCGCTCAGTTAGTAGGGTGAGATGGTGGTGTTGGGTTCCGTACCTCCACCCAACCTACTCAAATAGGCGATCGCCCTTTGTGGCTCGGGTGAAACCCAACATTTGTTGCTTGGGTTTCACCCAACAGGGAGAGATATGACGGAAAAAGCGATCGCCCTTTGTGGCTCGGGTTTCACCCAACAGGGAGAGATATGACGGAAAAAGCGATCGCCCTTTGTGGCTCGGGTGAAACCCAACAGGGAGAGGAGAGATATGACGGAAAAAGCGATCGCTCTTTGTGGCTTGGGTGAAACCCAACAGGGAGAGATATGACGGAAAAAGCGATCGCCCTTTGTGGCTCGGGTGAAACCCAACAGGGAGAGATATGACAGAAAAAGCGATCGCTCTCAGTGATTAACCCTCCATTGTTGTACGGTAAATGGGGCTAACCACCGACAAAATGCGTTCCCCAGAATTCAATTCCACCATGCGATCGCCATAACCATCCTTACCCCAAACCGGAACCACATCAGGAACTAAAGTTACCATACGATTTTCACTGGTTAAACAATAGACAACCTCACCGGGACTAATCGCCGCCAACCCCCGACAAGCATCATCACGGGTGTGAAACTGTAACATTTGAGTACCAATTCCCCCTCGACGGGAACGTTGGAGACTTTGTAGAGAAATCCGTTTAAAATACCCTTGTTCTGACACCAACAGAATAAACTGGTTGTTTAACTCACCCGTTGATGACAGCGTAATACAGCCCACCAACTGTTCATTTTTTCGGAGTCGGGTAGCCACAGAACCCTGAGCGGTTCTTCCCATGACCGGGATCTGCTCAGAATTAATATCCAAACGCAACAGCCGCCCTCCAGAGGTAGCTAAAACCACTTGATCGCCTGTAGCAGCCAGATTAGCATAACTCAACTCATCATTATCTTTGAGTTTCATTACCGTAATCCCCCTAGCACTCAAATCCATGAAATCAGTCCCGGAGAAGCGCTTAATCTTCCCCTCTGCTGATAGCATGATTAAATCAGTCTCTGGGGAAAAAGCACTCTTGGGGGAGGTTCCGCCATCAGTTGTCCGTCTTAGGGGAGAGCTTTGTAAACCCGCCCCCGCAAATGCAGCTACAATCAAATCTTGAGGGCGACTACTGGCATCTTTGGTGGCGGAGGGAGATAATAAGGTGATTAAAGGTACACCACGGGACTTCTGAGACACACTGGGGATATCAGCCACGCTCAAGGGGTAAGCCTTACCCATGCGGTTAATAATCACCAGGGTTTCCGCTGTGGTAGTTAGATAAGAAGCTACGGGAAAATCATCGATCGCCTCAATCGTAATATCCTCACGGGACTGGGGACGAGACAGGGCGCTGGGAGTCACTCGTCGCACATATCCTTTTAGGGTCATTTCGACCAAAGTCTCTTCTACAGCCGGTAATTGGGGGCGTAAAATCTTGGATTTCGTAGGTTTTGAGGGGGGATGCACCTCCTGAGAGGAGGGGACAGACACGGAGGGAGATTCCTGGGGTTCTGAAGAAACAATGCGAGTGCGACGTGGGTCTGAATATCGACGTTTGAGCGATCGCAATTCCTTTTTGAGGGATTTTAATAACTCCGCGCGCTCTGATAATAAAAGGCGCAGGCGATCGATTTGCGCCGCCAACTCCGCCGCTTCCTGCTGCAACTTTTGCCCTTCCAACTGCGTCAATCGTCTGAGGGGCATAGCTAGAATTGTATCGGCTTGCTCGCCAGTCAGATCTAAACGAGTTTCTAGGGATATTTTAGCCGAAGTACCATCGGGAGCATTTCGCAAAATCTCGATCACCTCATCCAAAGCTGCTAAAGCCTTGAGTAAGCCTCCCACCATCAAAGCGCGACGTTCCGCTATCTGTAACTCGGATCTATAGCGACGCAGGAGAGTTTGTTCACGAAACCCTAGAAATTCCTGGAGGATTTGTTTAAGGCTCAGTTGTCGAGGTTGACTGTTGACCAAAGCCAGGAAAATCGCCCCAAATTTCGACATCAAATCCGTGTGCTGATAGAGATTATGCAGCACCACTTCTGGGGTGGCTT includes:
- a CDS encoding DNA gyrase/topoisomerase IV subunit A is translated as MAKQLNFLCGEVIPTSLTNEMQQSYLEYAMSVIVGRALPDVRDGLKPVHRRILYAMHELGLTPDRPYRKCARVVGDVLGKYHPHGDQSVYDALVRLVQEFSSRYPLLAGHGNFGSVDNDPPAAMRYTETRLAAIGNEGLLTQVGEATVDFTSNFDNSQQEPTVLPAQLPFLILNGSSGIAVGMATNIPPHNLGEVVDGLIALIDHPDLSDQKLMQLIPGPDFPTGGEIVATAGITEAYTSGRGSIVMRGVAKIEQVPTAGRKRTKNAIVVTELPFQVNKAGWIEKVAVLVNAGKLEGISDIRDESDREGIRVVIELKREATPEVVLHNLYQHTDLMSKFGAIFLALVNSQPRQLSLKQILQEFLGFREQTLLRRYRSELQIAERRALMVGGLLKALAALDEVIEILRNAPDGTSAKISLETRLDLTGEQADTILAMPLRRLTQLEGQKLQQEAAELAAQIDRLRLLLSERAELLKSLKKELRSLKRRYSDPRRTRIVSSEPQESPSVSVPSSQEVHPPSKPTKSKILRPQLPAVEETLVEMTLKGYVRRVTPSALSRPQSREDITIEAIDDFPVASYLTTTAETLVIINRMGKAYPLSVADIPSVSQKSRGVPLITLLSPSATKDASSRPQDLIVAAFAGAGLQSSPLRRTTDGGTSPKSAFSPETDLIMLSAEGKIKRFSGTDFMDLSARGITVMKLKDNDELSYANLAATGDQVVLATSGGRLLRLDINSEQIPVMGRTAQGSVATRLRKNEQLVGCITLSSTGELNNQFILLVSEQGYFKRISLQSLQRSRRGGIGTQMLQFHTRDDACRGLAAISPGEVVYCLTSENRMVTLVPDVVPVWGKDGYGDRMVELNSGERILSVVSPIYRTTMEG